Proteins co-encoded in one Xyrauchen texanus isolate HMW12.3.18 chromosome 19, RBS_HiC_50CHRs, whole genome shotgun sequence genomic window:
- the LOC127659383 gene encoding 60S ribosomal protein L26-like encodes MKLNIFVTSSRRKNRKRHFNAPSHVRRKIMSSPLSKELRQKYNVRSVPIRKDDEVQVVRGHYKGQQIGKVVQVYRKKYVIYIERVQREKANGTTVHVGIHPSKVVITRLKLDKDRKKILERKSKSRQDNKEKGKYKEETIEKMQE; translated from the exons ATGAAGCTCAATATATTTGTGACCTCTTCCCGGCGCAAGAACCGCAAGAGGCATTTCAATGCCCCTTCACACGTCCGCAGGAAGATCATGTCCTCCCCTCTGTCCAAAGAGCTTCGCCAGAAATACAACGTGAGGTCCGTGCCCATCCGCAAGGACGATGAGGTCCAG GTTGTCCGGGGACACTACAAAGGCCAACAGATTGGCAAAGTTGTCCAGGTCTACAGAAAGAAGTATGTGATTTACATCGAGCGTGTGCAGCGCGAGAAGGCCAATGGCaccacagtacatgttggcatccACCCCAGCAAG GTGGTGATCACCAGGCTAAAGCTTGACAAGGATCGCAAGAAGATCCTTGAGCGCAAGTCCAAGTCCCGACAGGACAATAAGGAGAAGGGCAAATACAAGGAGGAGACCATTGAGAAAATGCAGGAGTGA
- the LOC127660196 gene encoding interleukin-17B-like isoform X3, translating to MWKNIWNKYTSRDGKTWRRKLESNLRRNTSSVRISPDPMMTGSESAVVLPGADDMDFEKNIKDMVSQVRNNPNLSISKCVVDRKLWMSNSRSLSPWSYRINHDVNRKPVDIPEAVCSCVGCINPFTMQEDRSMTSALIYTKIPVRRRLCHRATSKPKKKKCVPRYRTVVESIAVGCTCIVG from the exons ATGTGGAAAAATATTTGGAATAAG TATACCAGCAGAGATGGAAAAACTTGGAGAAGAAAACTGGAGTCAAATCTTCGACGGAACACCTCGTCTGTCAGAATTTCCCCGGATCCAATGATGACAGGTTCAGAATCAGCCGTGGTGTTGCCTGGTGCTGATGACATGGACTTTgaaaaaaatatcaaggacatggTGTCCCAGGTCAGAAACAATCCCAACTTATCCATTAGCAAATGTGTGGTGGATCGCAAACTCTGGATGTCCAACAGTCGCAGCCTGTCTCCATGGTCCTACAG AATCAATCACGATGTGAACCGTAAACCGGTGGACATCCCGGAGGCCGTGTGCTCATGCGTGGGATGCATCAATCCTTTCACCATGCAAGAAGACCGCTCCATGACCAGCGCACTTATCTACACCAAGATCCCTGTGCGAAGACGTCTGTGCCACCGGGCAACCagcaaaccaaaaaaaaagaaatgcgtTCCCCGTTACAGAACGGTGGTGGAGAGCATCGCAGTGGGGTGCACGTGCATCGTAGGGTAG
- the LOC127660196 gene encoding interleukin-17B-like isoform X1, which produces MWKNIWNKLFMVLMVGNVFVLIETKYTSRDGKTWRRKLESNLRRNTSSVRISPDPMMTGSESAVVLPGADDMDFEKNIKDMVSQVRNNPNLSISKCVVDRKLWMSNSRSLSPWSYRINHDVNRKPVDIPEAVCSCVGCINPFTMQEDRSMTSALIYTKIPVRRRLCHRATSKPKKKKCVPRYRTVVESIAVGCTCIVG; this is translated from the exons ATGTGGAAAAATATTTGGAATAAG CTGTTCATGGTCCTGATGGTGGGTAACGTGTTTGTGCTCATTGAAACAAAGTATACCAGCAGAGATGGAAAAACTTGGAGAAGAAAACTGGAGTCAAATCTTCGACGGAACACCTCGTCTGTCAGAATTTCCCCGGATCCAATGATGACAGGTTCAGAATCAGCCGTGGTGTTGCCTGGTGCTGATGACATGGACTTTgaaaaaaatatcaaggacatggTGTCCCAGGTCAGAAACAATCCCAACTTATCCATTAGCAAATGTGTGGTGGATCGCAAACTCTGGATGTCCAACAGTCGCAGCCTGTCTCCATGGTCCTACAG AATCAATCACGATGTGAACCGTAAACCGGTGGACATCCCGGAGGCCGTGTGCTCATGCGTGGGATGCATCAATCCTTTCACCATGCAAGAAGACCGCTCCATGACCAGCGCACTTATCTACACCAAGATCCCTGTGCGAAGACGTCTGTGCCACCGGGCAACCagcaaaccaaaaaaaaagaaatgcgtTCCCCGTTACAGAACGGTGGTGGAGAGCATCGCAGTGGGGTGCACGTGCATCGTAGGGTAG
- the LOC127660196 gene encoding interleukin-17B-like isoform X2 translates to MVLMVGNVFVLIETKYTSRDGKTWRRKLESNLRRNTSSVRISPDPMMTGSESAVVLPGADDMDFEKNIKDMVSQVRNNPNLSISKCVVDRKLWMSNSRSLSPWSYRINHDVNRKPVDIPEAVCSCVGCINPFTMQEDRSMTSALIYTKIPVRRRLCHRATSKPKKKKCVPRYRTVVESIAVGCTCIVG, encoded by the exons ATGGTCCTGATGGTGGGTAACGTGTTTGTGCTCATTGAAACAAAGTATACCAGCAGAGATGGAAAAACTTGGAGAAGAAAACTGGAGTCAAATCTTCGACGGAACACCTCGTCTGTCAGAATTTCCCCGGATCCAATGATGACAGGTTCAGAATCAGCCGTGGTGTTGCCTGGTGCTGATGACATGGACTTTgaaaaaaatatcaaggacatggTGTCCCAGGTCAGAAACAATCCCAACTTATCCATTAGCAAATGTGTGGTGGATCGCAAACTCTGGATGTCCAACAGTCGCAGCCTGTCTCCATGGTCCTACAG AATCAATCACGATGTGAACCGTAAACCGGTGGACATCCCGGAGGCCGTGTGCTCATGCGTGGGATGCATCAATCCTTTCACCATGCAAGAAGACCGCTCCATGACCAGCGCACTTATCTACACCAAGATCCCTGTGCGAAGACGTCTGTGCCACCGGGCAACCagcaaaccaaaaaaaaagaaatgcgtTCCCCGTTACAGAACGGTGGTGGAGAGCATCGCAGTGGGGTGCACGTGCATCGTAGGGTAG